A genome region from Platichthys flesus chromosome 12, fPlaFle2.1, whole genome shotgun sequence includes the following:
- the ly6pge gene encoding lymphocyte antigen 6 family member pge has product MRAVHYCPLLLLTLVLLTTNSEALRCISCMGSNNEDCNLQGSKSCPSFSDACAVVVGHDSGVMKSCSYKSFCSQANSQGYRAPGVRVNCCYSNDCNVSSFASSLQGLNYLLLLLPLLFHCFFK; this is encoded by the exons ATGAGAGCTGTCCACTACTGTCCGCTGCTCCTGCTTACCCTGGTCCTGCTAACAACCAACA gtgAGGCTCTGCGATGTATTTCATGTATGGGCTCCAACAACGAGGACTGCAACCTACAAGGCTCCAAATCGTGTCCAAGCTTCTCTGACGCCTGCGCTGTGGTGGTGGGCCATGACA gTGGGGTGATGAAGTCATGCTCCTACAAGTCTTTCTGCAGTCAGGCGAACAGCCAGGGCTACAGGGCGCCGGGCGTCAGAGTCAACTGCTGCTACAGCAACGACTGCAACGTGTCAAGCTTCGCCTCGTCACTGCAGGGACTCAactatctgctgctgctcctgcctcTGTTGTTCCACTGCTTTTTCAAGTAG